DNA from Streptomyces rishiriensis:
TCGCCCGGCCACCGCCCGGCACCGTGGACTGCGGGGCGCGAGGTGTCCTACCTTCACGACAGTCGGCATAGTTAGCCGGACGTCGTGGAGCTGGACGCTTCGTCTACGGCTCCATCGCAACGGACGAGGCAGGCGAGCAGCGGGAGGCAGTGGGGCGCCGGGGCTCCGTGGTCCACCGCGTGGCGTGGATACGACGCAGACTGGGCTGCAGCCCCCAGCCCTATGAACAGTTGGCGAGCTGGTACCGGAACGCCGACCACGACGACGACGCCCGTCGGGTACTGCTGACGAGACAGCGCCATCGGCGTCGAACTCTGCCCTCGCCGCGCGGGTGTGGGGGGCCTGCTCGACGTGGCCGTTGGCTATGGGCCGGCGCTGTCGCTCCTCGCGCTGACCTTGCTGGGCGCCCTGTCGTTCGGCGCTCGCTCCGCCAACCCGGTCCAACTCGACGAAGGTGCCAAGTCCCAGCCCCTTGTCTACACACTCGACCTCTTGTTGCCCGTCGGTGGCCTGGGACAACGCACGGCCTGGTGGTGGTCGAACGACAGCATCCAGGGGCTCGCCTACCTGTTGATCGCTTCTGGCTGGGTGCTGACGACCGCCGTCATCGCGGGTGTCACCCGCACTCTGCAGAAGAAAAACTAGAGGGCTACAGCTAAGTTCATATGCCGTCGACAGAGCAGTGCACTTCCGAGGGTGAGGAATGCTTCGTGGATGCCTTCGTGTATCTCCCAGCGGATTCGTAGGCGCGGAACGAGTGCAGGTGAGTGCACGCGCGCTCGTCTACCCCGCGTTGGCTGCCAGGTCCGTAACCGTGCTCGCTGCCCGGCGAGCGATCAGTGGTTGCACGCCGAGATTCCGGACCGTACGGCGGTACTTGTCACGGTCGTAGCCGCGGTCGCCCAGGGCCCCCGCCGGTCTTCACCACGATCCCGATCCCGACCGAGGTCCGGGTCGGCTTCCTCACCATCGACGACGACGCCGAGAATGACCCCGGTGGGGCGACGACGGGTCCGGCCGCGCGTGCCCCGCGCCGGCGGGATCGCCTCCAGCGGTGAGCTCAGCTGAGCGGCGCCGTTGCCGTTGCTCGATTTACGTCTCCGCCACTCTGCCTTGTTGCGGGGGTGCAGGCCGCCTGCGCCGTGACGCGTACACCACCCTCGCGTCGGTCGCGGCCCGGCTCATCCCGACCTAGGACGGAGTACGGCCCGGCAGAGCATCGGTCGACATGCCAGAAGGGCGGCAGCACCGGCCGAACCGGTGCTGCCGCCTCTGGTTGCGGTCGGCGTTACGGCCGTCCGACAGTGGCGGCCCGTCTTTCCTACGGAAGTCACCCGATCATGCCCAGAGAACAACAGCTTCTGATGGCCGTTCAGGGCATGTGAGGGAGGTGCGCGGCGGGGATGACTCCGAGGCGGCCCGCCTGGTAGTCCTCGAAGGCCTGCTGGACTTCTTCGCGGGTGTTCATCACGAACGGGCCGTACTGGACGACGGGTTCGCGGAGGGGAAGGCCGCCCAGCACGAAGAGCTCCAGCTTGGGAGAGCGGGACTCCTGGGACCGGTCGGCGGTCAGGCGCAGTGCGTCACCCGCGCCGAAGGCGGCGAGTTGGCCCTCCCGGATCGGGCGGGCTTCGACACCGACCGTTCCGTGGCCCGCCAGGGCGTAGACCATCGCGTTGTAGGCCGGGTCCCAGGGCAGGTCGACCTGGGCGCCGGGCTCGACGGTGAGGTGGGCGACGGTGATCGGGGTGTGGGTGATGCCCGGGCCGGTGTGACCGGCGATGTCCCCTGCGATCACACGGATCAGCGCGCCGCCGTCGGGGGTGGTGAGCAGTCCGGCGTGCTTGCCGCGGATGTCCTGGTAGCGCGGCCGGCTCATCTTCTTGGCACGGGGCAGGTTGACCCACAGTTGCACACCGTGGAACACCCCGCCGCTGGTGACCAGGTGCTCCGGCGGCTTCTCGATGTGCAGGACGCCGGCGCCCGCGGTCATCCACTGGGTGTCGCCGTCTTCGATCTGACCGCCACCGCCGTTGGAGTCCTGGTGCTCCAGGGCGCCGTCGATGAGGTAGGTGACGGTCTCGAAGCCGCGGTGCGGATGCCACGGGGTGCCCCGGGCCTCGCCCGGCGCCTGCTCGACCATGCCTATGTGGTCCATGTGCACGAACGGATCGAGCTCGGGCAACGGCACCCCGGCGAAGGCGCGGCGCACCGGGAAGCCCTCGCCCTCCAAGCCGTGCTGCGCAGTGGTCAGGCGGCGGACGGGCCGGTAGAGGGTGCCGGCGGGCATGTGTGTGTTCCCCTCTTGCTGTCGCCGTCAGAAGGAGTGCGGGCCGAAGCGGCCCCAGGCCACGAAGACGGCCAGGGCGAGCAGAACCACGTTCACGACGACCGACTGGAGCTCACCGCGCCGACTGTGAGTGATCGCGGCGCCGAACATGGTCAGTGCCAGGCCGGACGCGGCCAGCGGGACCAGGGTCGGGGCGATGTCCACCGCCGCAGGCAGGATCAGCCCGAGCGCGGCGAGAACCTCCAGGAGACCGATCGTCTTGATCACACCGGGCGAGAAGTCCTCGGCCCAGCCCATGGACGGGGATGCGAGGAGCTTGTCCTTGGGCTGGGCGAGCTTGGCAGCGCCAGCGGCGAGGAAGACCAGAGCGAGTAGGGCCGCGACAGCCCACAAGGTGACGTTCATTGTGATTCCTTTGAGTTCCGGGTTGTGCGGATCCGTGCCGGGATCCACGCCGCGATAGTTGATGCATCACCTAACGTATCCGAGGTTAGATGACATATCAACAGCTGCTGTCCGGACGATCGGCCCACGAGACGGGACGAGGGGTTCACGGTCAGGGCGCACGCCCGGTCGGCTGGACGGCGCTGACGTGCAAAGCCGAATGACTGGGTGCCCGCTCGAGGCCTGTCCTTTTGGTGGGGGGCCCATGTCGCGACGGGGCCGAAGCCGACGGCTTTGACAAGGCGTGCAACGGTGGCGAGGTCGTCCGGATCGTGATCGTCACCGACAATGGCGCCGGTCTTTCTTCGGTCGGGATGCTGCGGCACTTGCCGAGGTGGCTATGGCGTTCCGACGTAGCCATGGCGGGGGCGTCGGAGAGAGACCCAGGTGCGGTGTCACCGCCGCTTGACTGAACGAGCCCACTCAGTGATTCGTCAACTACCTTTACACTTGCCTTCATGGAAGAGACGGCGCGGTGGTTGACGCCGGAGGAGCAGCACGCGTGGCGTGGCTTTGTCCGGTTGCACGAGAGACTCGGGGGCCGTTTGGGACGCCAGTTGCAGACGGAGTCGAATATGTCGACTGCGGACTTTGCGGTGCTGGTCGAACTGACGGATGTGCCAGAGGGGCGTCAGCGGTTTCTGGATCTCGCCCAGTCGTTGGAATGGGAGAAGAGCCGGATGTCCCATCACATAGCCCGCATGGCCAAGCGCGGGCTGGTGACGCGGCAGGAGTGCCCAGAGGACGGGCGCGGGGCGTTCGTGGTGATCACGGATGCGGGGCGGGAGGCGATCGAGGCCGCCGCTCCGCTTCATGTCGAGGCGGTGCGCGCCCTGTTCCTCGACCACGTCACGCCGGCAGAGCTGCGGGTGCTGGCGGACATCTCTGCTCGTGTAGTGGGCAAGTTGGACGAGGACAAGTCCTGATCGGAAGGGGCGGCCCGGGCGGCGAGTGGTGGCACAGGTGCACCGAGCAGTGTGGGTTCTGAGGCAGTGCTGGCCCGAGGTGTGGCGGTCGGCGCCGGCCCGGGCGTGGGGTCATATGGCCATTACGGGCGCCGTCGTGGTGGCCAAGCAGCCGGGATGAGAATGGCGACCGCCCTTGCGTTGCCCGGGTACCGGGGGCGCCGTGATCGTCGGCTCGGGCGATGTAGGTGATTCGTGGTCATCGGGCTATCGCCGGCCTCTTATGATCGCGGCGCACGGCGGGTCTGCCCGACTGCGGCCTTGGGCCCTACCGCTTGGAGAGCGGCGGCACCGGATGCTTACTCATGATCGACACCCGGTTGAACGCATTGATGGCGATCGCCACCCAGATCGCGGCGGAGATCTGTTCATCGGTGAGGAGCTGCCGGGCGGCCTCGTAGGCGGACGCCTGTGCGTCGGCGTTCGTCGGATCGGTCGTCACCTCGGCCAGGGCGAGCGCCGCGCGCTCCGAGTCGCTGAACATGTCGGTGTCCCGCCAGGCTGTCAGAACTCCCAGTCGCCGTGCCGACTCGCCGGCACGCAGGGCGGACCTGGTGTGCAGGTCGAGGCAGTAGGCGCAGCCGTTCATCTGGGACACACGGAGGTTGATGAGTTCCACGGTGGTGCGGTCGAGCCCCGCGTCGGCGGCGGTCGCACGGACCGCCTCCGAGGTCTGCACCAGGGCGCGGAAGGCCTTGGGGCTCTGCTTGTCGACGAAGTTCCTCCGTCGTGCGGCTCCGGGGGTACGACTGCTCATTTCGGGTCTCCTTCGGGGTGGCTCGGGTGCCCGCCGCCAGTAGGTGGGGTGGCCACCGGCCTGTCGTCATGGCAGGATAGTTGATATGACAACTAGGAGATGTGAGAGGCGGTCCCGGTGAGCAACGTGGAAAGCGAACCTGCCGTACTGCGGTGCGGAGCACCGGTCGACGACGGCCGACCGGACGCAGCGCCCCGGGTGGACGTGCTGTCGGCGCGGGAGGTGCCGCTGGGTGGCCCGCGGGCGATGCATGTGCGGCGGACCCTGCCACAGCGGGCCCGGACGCTGATCGGAGCCTGGTGCTTCGCCGACCACTACGGCCCCACCGACGCCACCGAGACGGGCGGCATGGATGTCGCCCCGCACCCGCACACCGGTTTGCAGACGGTGAGCTGGCTGTTCGAGGGGGAGATCGAGCACGAGGACACGCTCGGCACCCGCGCCCTGATCCGGCCCGGCGAGATGAACCTCATGACCGGTGGTTACGGCATCGCCCACTCGGAGATCTCCGCCCCGGACACCACGGTCCTCCACGGCGTCCAGCTGTGGGTGGCGCTGCCCGGGCAGCACCGGAACGCCGACCGGGACTTCCAGCGCCACGTCCCGGAAACCGTGCGGGTCGACGGGGCCGAGATCAGGGTCTTCCTCGGCTCGCTCGCCCAAAGCACCTCTCCGGTGCGGACCTTCACACCCCTGCTCGGTGCCGAGATCACCCTCGAACCGCGCGCGACGGTCACTCTCTCCGTGGACCCCGCCTTCGAGCACGGCCTTCTCGTGGACAGCGGGGAGGTCCGCCTGATCGACACCGGTCTGCACCCGGCCGAACTCGGCTACGTGCCCTGCGGTGCCGACACCCTGACGGTGGTCAACGACTCGGACCGTCCGGCGCGGACGATCCTGCTCGGAGGCCCTCCATTCGAGGAGGAGATCGTCATGTGGTGGAACTTCGTCGGCCGCAGCCACGAGGACATCGTCCGGGCCCGAGAGGACTGGGAGGCGTCCTCCGACCGCTTCGGCGTCGTCGAGGGCTATCCGGGGCGCCGCCTTCCCGCGCCGGCCCTGCCGAACGCCGTCATCATGCCGCGGGGGAATCCCCCGCGCCCCTGACCTCCTTCGCCTCTGCACGGAAGCTGTGGCGGCAGGCATCACATGAACCCGTCCTCAGTACTCCGGTACTCCGGTACTCCGGCCTGTCCGTCGCCGACTACGCCGCGCTCGTCCACCTCGCGGACGCGCCCGGCGGCCGTACGCGCTCCGCGGCTCTGGCCCCGCGAGTGTGGGCTGGGAGAAGAGTCGGATGTCGCACCAGG
Protein-coding regions in this window:
- a CDS encoding pirin family protein codes for the protein MPAGTLYRPVRRLTTAQHGLEGEGFPVRRAFAGVPLPELDPFVHMDHIGMVEQAPGEARGTPWHPHRGFETVTYLIDGALEHQDSNGGGGQIEDGDTQWMTAGAGVLHIEKPPEHLVTSGGVFHGVQLWVNLPRAKKMSRPRYQDIRGKHAGLLTTPDGGALIRVIAGDIAGHTGPGITHTPITVAHLTVEPGAQVDLPWDPAYNAMVYALAGHGTVGVEARPIREGQLAAFGAGDALRLTADRSQESRSPKLELFVLGGLPLREPVVQYGPFVMNTREEVQQAFEDYQAGRLGVIPAAHLPHMP
- a CDS encoding MarR family winged helix-turn-helix transcriptional regulator gives rise to the protein MEETARWLTPEEQHAWRGFVRLHERLGGRLGRQLQTESNMSTADFAVLVELTDVPEGRQRFLDLAQSLEWEKSRMSHHIARMAKRGLVTRQECPEDGRGAFVVITDAGREAIEAAAPLHVEAVRALFLDHVTPAELRVLADISARVVGKLDEDKS
- a CDS encoding pirin family protein encodes the protein MSNVESEPAVLRCGAPVDDGRPDAAPRVDVLSAREVPLGGPRAMHVRRTLPQRARTLIGAWCFADHYGPTDATETGGMDVAPHPHTGLQTVSWLFEGEIEHEDTLGTRALIRPGEMNLMTGGYGIAHSEISAPDTTVLHGVQLWVALPGQHRNADRDFQRHVPETVRVDGAEIRVFLGSLAQSTSPVRTFTPLLGAEITLEPRATVTLSVDPAFEHGLLVDSGEVRLIDTGLHPAELGYVPCGADTLTVVNDSDRPARTILLGGPPFEEEIVMWWNFVGRSHEDIVRAREDWEASSDRFGVVEGYPGRRLPAPALPNAVIMPRGNPPRP
- a CDS encoding DoxX family protein — its product is MNVTLWAVAALLALVFLAAGAAKLAQPKDKLLASPSMGWAEDFSPGVIKTIGLLEVLAALGLILPAAVDIAPTLVPLAASGLALTMFGAAITHSRRGELQSVVVNVVLLALAVFVAWGRFGPHSF
- a CDS encoding carboxymuconolactone decarboxylase family protein, producing MSSRTPGAARRRNFVDKQSPKAFRALVQTSEAVRATAADAGLDRTTVELINLRVSQMNGCAYCLDLHTRSALRAGESARRLGVLTAWRDTDMFSDSERAALALAEVTTDPTNADAQASAYEAARQLLTDEQISAAIWVAIAINAFNRVSIMSKHPVPPLSKR